A genomic region of Rutidosis leptorrhynchoides isolate AG116_Rl617_1_P2 unplaced genomic scaffold, CSIRO_AGI_Rlap_v1 contig323, whole genome shotgun sequence contains the following coding sequences:
- the LOC139882900 gene encoding glycerol-3-phosphate dehydrogenase [NAD(+)] 2, chloroplastic-like produces the protein MAAVLEPSLILNKPFLASKNYDPFTTTATNISFRNPILSLPRITCDTAASTITSCYAAANDTRQPPPSDEKTSRDSRRIVRIAWEKLVRWSRSWRSRSNTDVLERTSKVVVLGGGSFGTAMAAHVANRKPELQVHMLIRDPLVCQSINDNHCNCKYFPQHKLPENVLATTDAKAALLGADYCLHAVPVQFSSTFLEGIAEYVDPRLPFISLSKGLELNTLRMMSQIIPQALKNPRQPFLALSGPSFALELMNKLPTAMVVASKDKKLANTVQQLLGSSHLRISTSSDVTGVEIAGALKNVLAIAAGIVEGMDLGNNSMAALVAQGCSEIRWLATKMGAKPTTITGLSGTGDIMLTCFVNLSRNRTVGVRLGSGEKLDDILSSMNQVAEGVSTAGAVVALAQKYKVQMPVLTAVARIIDNELTPKKAVFELMNLPQVEEV, from the exons atggCGGCAGTGTTGGAGCCTTCGCTCATATTGAACAAACCATTTTTAGCTTCCAAAAACTACGACCCATTCACAACCACTGCTACTAATATCTCTTTCAGAAACCCAATTCTTTCATTGCCCAGAATCACATGCGACACTGCCGCCTCCACAATCACTTCTTGTTATGCCGCCGCAAACGACACCCGTCAACCTCCGCCGTCCGACGAAAAGACCAGCCGTGATAGTCGGAGAATTGTCCGGATTGCGTGGGAGAAGCTCGTCCGTTGGTCTCGTTCCTGGCGTTCTAGGTCCAACACCGACGTCCTTGAACGCACTAGCAAG GTGGTGGTTCTTGGTGGAGGTTCTTTTGGTACAGCAATGGCTGCTCATGTTGCAAACAGAAAGCCCGAATTACAAGTTCACATGCTGATTAGAGATCCCCTTGTTTGTCAATCTATAAATGACAACCACTGTAATTG CAAGTACTTTCCTCAACACAAACTCCCTGAAAATGTTCTTGCGACGACAGACGCTAAGGCTGCTCTGCTCGGTGCTGATTACTGTCTTCATGCTGTGCCTGTTCAG TTTAGTTCTACTTTCCTTGAGGGTATTGCAGAGTATGTTGATCCACGCTTGCCATTTATATCTCTCAGCAAAGGGTTAGAGCTTAATACGTTGAGGATGATGTCTCAGATTATTCCACAAGCATTAAAGAATCCTCGCCAACCTTTTCTTGCCTTATCAGGGCCTTCATTTGCTTTGGAACTCATGAATAAGTTGCCAACAG CGATGGTGGTCGCATCGAAAGACAAGAAATTGGCCAACACTGTTCAACAACTACTAGGCTCTAGCCACTTAAGAATCAGTACTTCAAG TGATGTTACAGGCGTGGAGATCGCTGGTGCACTTAAAAACGTTCTTGCGATAGCAGCTGGAATCGTCGAAGGGATGGATCTTGGCAATAATTCTATGGCAGCTCTAGTTGCACAAGGTTGCTCTGAGATAAGATGGCTAGCGACAAAG ATGGGTGCCAAACCAACGACAATTACTGGTTTGTCGGGAACTGGAGACATAATGCTTACGTGTTTTGTGAATCTTTCGAGAAATAGAACCGTGGGAGTTCGTCTTGGATCAGGCGAGAAGCTTGATGATATTCTAAGTTCCATGAATCAG GTGGCAGAAGGTGTATCGACGGCCGGTGCTGTGGTTGCACTTGCCCAGAAATATAAAGTTCAGATGCCAGTTTTAACGGCAGTCGCTCGAATCATAGACAATGAATTGACACCAAAGAAAGCTGTTTTTGAATTGATGAACCTCCCTCAGGTTGAAGAAGTGTGA